Proteins from a single region of Novosphingobium sp. CECT 9465:
- a CDS encoding ATP-binding protein, with translation MGLNLIKLGYARLTVAGGSQDEITHDAARIACPLVIVDEADRLTIKSLEHLRDMADRHGFGCPDGYAGLGEAPRPLYAQLYSRIGFVHEFKPAYRDRNAAAARDPRRRFRDQLDPAQLDAIEAQAAVIRITRATSGSWSACSRRCGGS, from the coding sequence GTGGGCCTCAACCTCATTAAGCTGGGCTATGCCCGGCTGACGGTCGCGGGCGGCTCGCAGGACGAAATCACCCATGACGCCGCCCGCATCGCCTGCCCCCTCGTCATCGTCGACGAGGCCGACCGCCTGACCATAAAGTCGCTCGAACATCTCCGCGACATGGCCGATCGCCACGGCTTCGGCTGTCCTGATGGGTATGCCGGGCTTGGAGAAGCGCCTCGCCCGCTCTATGCCCAGCTCTACTCGCGGATCGGCTTCGTCCACGAGTTCAAACCCGCTTACCGAGACCGAAATGCGGCTGCTGCTCGCGACCCACGCCGGCGATTTCGGGATCAGCTCGACCCGGCCCAACTCGACGCGATCGAAGCGCAGGCAGCCGTGATCCGCATCACGCGCGCAACTTCCGGCTCATGGAGCGCCTGTTCGCGCAGATGCGGCGGATCATGA
- a CDS encoding Mu transposase C-terminal domain-containing protein, protein MGRRYVEPTLAAFVGEQVEAVYDPRPDRDPRLPPGPVRLPCAQLRARWAPVVARDPARPARREGARQAGACPHGDLRWRPRGYGFPAHHLPRAPALRR, encoded by the coding sequence ATGGGCAGGCGCTATGTCGAACCCACGCTCGCGGCCTTCGTCGGCGAGCAGGTCGAGGCGGTCTATGACCCCCGACCTGACCGAGATCCACGTCTACCACCAGGGCCGGTTCGTCTGCCGTGCGCTCAGCTCCGAGCACGCTGGGCACCCGTCGTTGCGCGCGATCCAGCGCGCCCGGCGCGGCGCGAAGGAGCGCGACAAGCAGGTGCCTGCCCCCACGGAGACCTTCGATGGCGACCAAGAGGATACGGCTTCCCGGCCCACCACCTACCGAGGGCTCCGGCTCTACGCCGCTGA
- a CDS encoding helix-turn-helix domain-containing protein codes for MIGQLASETSTKVTTIRFYESIGLLRSAPRTASGRRTYDASDIERLHFIRNGRRLGFSVDEIRSLMGLAQNPDQDCGAASAIAAQHLKDVEERLAQLAVLRDELAMLSQSCTKARMADCRIMKGERQRPPIKPINNNRPA; via the coding sequence ATGATTGGGCAGCTCGCCAGCGAGACCTCGACGAAGGTGACGACGATCCGCTTTTATGAGTCGATCGGGTTGCTCCGATCCGCCCCTCGCACGGCGTCGGGTCGCAGAACCTACGATGCCAGTGACATTGAGCGTTTGCACTTCATCCGCAACGGTCGCCGGCTTGGCTTCTCCGTCGACGAGATCCGTTCGTTGATGGGGCTGGCGCAGAACCCGGACCAGGATTGTGGTGCCGCCTCAGCTATCGCTGCTCAGCACCTCAAGGATGTGGAGGAGAGACTGGCGCAACTCGCGGTGTTGCGGGATGAGTTGGCAATGCTCAGCCAGAGCTGCACCAAGGCGCGCATGGCCGATTGTCGGATCATGAAAGGCGAGCGGCAAAGGCCACCCATCAAGCCGATCAATAATAATCGGCCAGCCTGA